The window TTATTGCACAACTCGTTTGCATGCACAATAATAAAGAACGGGACACCAACATTTAGGGAAGAGCAGTCAGCCCGGTCGTCGGTATCGGACTGATCTCTCACAGGAGGTTTCATAATGAGTGGCTCTATTCTGGATCAAAGAAAGATACTAGCCGTTGATGATGAAAAGGATGTTCTCGATGTCCTCGAGGAAGAGATCACATCGAGCTGCGTCGGCTGTGCCATCGATAAGGCCACAAGCTATGCCGAAGCCCTGAAGTTGCTTCAATCAGGAGCTTACGACCTGATCATTCTCGACATCATGGGGGTTCGAGGTTTTGACCTGCTGGACATTGCCGTGAAGAAGAATCTGAGGGCGGTAATGCTTACTGCGCACGCTCTCAGCCCGGAAAACTTGAAGCGGGCTTATGATACGGGAGCACGGGCATACCTGCCAAAGGAAAGACTGAAGGATATTGTTCCGTTTCTTGAGGATGCCTTGAAATATGACTTTGAATCGGGTTGGAAACGTTCTTACGAAGCATTGCGCGATACGTTTACGACTCTATGGGGTCGGGATTGGGACAAATTGGAAAAAGTGACAGGGGTCAAGCTGCCTCCCGGTTGGAGCGGTAATTAACGGATTTATGACTCTGGCTTATCTCCTGCCCGTATCCGCGTCCTCTGCCGCAAGCCGTGTTGAGATCTCCTTTATAGCGCCATCCCTGTTCTTCCTGATCTGACGGGCGAGCCGGCGAATACGTTCCGGGATTTCGAAATACTTGTCGCCCCATATTATAAGCTCAAGCAAGGTGGGTAGCAGGTCGATCCCCTTGTGGGTCAGCTGGTAAAGGTTTTTCGCCCTGTTTCCGGGAAAGCTCTTCTTTGCGACGATCCCCGCCTTTTCCAGAGTGAGAAGGCGATCTGCAAGAACATTGGTCGCAATCCCTTCCTCCGACTGTAAAAACTCACCGTAAGTTCTTTTCGCACTGAACATCAGGTCTCTTATTATCAGCAATGTCCATCTATCGCCCAGAATATCGAGAGCGCTGCTGATCGGGCACATCGATCTCCTGTTAATTTTCCGCATGGTCAAAGGATACACATTTCACTTGCATAAAGCAAGTTGATGTTATATACTACTTGCAATAAGCAAGTGGTATAGCTTAGGGTACATCAAATTCGACGTTCTGGTTCGAGCATCCGAAGGAGGAGTTATGATGATTGAAGGCAAGATACGGGAAAAGGCCCTGGAACTGGGATACGAGGACTGTG of the Syntrophorhabdales bacterium genome contains:
- a CDS encoding helix-turn-helix domain-containing protein; its protein translation is MCPISSALDILGDRWTLLIIRDLMFSAKRTYGEFLQSEEGIATNVLADRLLTLEKAGIVAKKSFPGNRAKNLYQLTHKGIDLLPTLLELIIWGDKYFEIPERIRRLARQIRKNRDGAIKEISTRLAAEDADTGRR
- a CDS encoding response regulator codes for the protein MSGSILDQRKILAVDDEKDVLDVLEEEITSSCVGCAIDKATSYAEALKLLQSGAYDLIILDIMGVRGFDLLDIAVKKNLRAVMLTAHALSPENLKRAYDTGARAYLPKERLKDIVPFLEDALKYDFESGWKRSYEALRDTFTTLWGRDWDKLEKVTGVKLPPGWSGN